From one Lolium rigidum isolate FL_2022 chromosome 4, APGP_CSIRO_Lrig_0.1, whole genome shotgun sequence genomic stretch:
- the LOC124650393 gene encoding BAG family molecular chaperone regulator 8, chloroplastic-like: MSRYHHHHEPPPPPCCSCACVCACACSAPVPCGGGGGYYPVPAQPAPASDQLLHAIAAHLLLNSAPPPPPQPQAQPQPQQPPPHAAHHANLHSSYAYQYQQQQQGPQTYPHPPPQHQQQNQGPQSHAYPQPPPQQQQPYQPDHGQLLLHSLLRRVAALETTLPHSYFPTPPPIPQPHPNPHRRHHRAAAHQDEESDDPPSPPPRRARERGGRRPPPSQRELAARTIQEHFRRFLARRSRTLRQLKELAVLRSKAASLRGSLSGSGRGRCKDPVAVSEAAMGLLLHLDGIQGGDPMIREGKRAVSRELSRILEFVDKVLVKDHEEMALDNAEYPEGCHAAPVLNRNKKVSFRCNDAQNEQADDSSESSSSAEADERNHTNSKNVANGKPGLAAPAPVQMESRRVAGEMR; the protein is encoded by the exons ATGTctcgctaccaccaccaccacgagccgcccccgccgcccTGCTGCTCCTGCGCTTGCGTCTGCGCCTGCGCCTGCTCCGCGCCGGtgccgtgcggcggcggcggtggctactACCCAGTGCCGGCCCAGCCGGCCCCCGCCTCCGACCAGCTCCTCCACGCCATCGCCGCCCACCTGCTCCTCaactccgcgccgccgcctcctccgcaacCCCAGGCTCAACCCCAGCCCCAGCAGCCGCCGCCTCACGCCGCGCACCACGCGAATCTCCATTCCTCCTACGCATACcagtaccagcagcagcagcagggaccCCAGACCTATCCCCATCCGCCGCCGCAGCATCAGCAGCAGAACCAGGGACCCCAATCCCACGCCtacccccaaccgccgccgcagcagcagcagccatacCAGCCCGACCACGGCCAGCTCCTGCTCCACTCGCTCCTGCGCCGCGTGGCGGCGCTCGAGACCACCCTGCCGCACTCCTACTTCCCCACCCCTCCCCCGATTCCCCAACCCCACCCGAACCCCCACCGCCGGCACCACCGCGCGGCCGCGCACCAGGACGAGGAATCTGACGACCCGCCCTCGCCCCCGCCGCGGCGCGCGCGCGAGCGAgggggccgccggccgccgccgtcccagagggagctggcggcgcgcacgATCCAGGAGCACTTCCGCCGCTTCCTGGCGCGCCGCTCCCGCACGCTGCGCCAGCTCAAGGAGCTCGCGGTCCTCCGCTCCAAGGCCGCCTCGCTCCGGGGCTCCCTCTCCGGCTCCGGCAGAGGCCGGTGCAAGGACCCGGTCGCAGTCTCCGAGGCTGCAATGGGCCTCCTACTGCACCTCGACGGGATCCAG GGAGGGGACCCGATGATCCGGGAGGGGAAGCGAGCGGTCAGCCGAGAGCTCAGCCGGATACTGGAGTTCGTCGACAAGGTGCTGGTCAAAGACCATGAGGAGATGGCATTGGACAATGCCGAGTATCCTGAAGGTTGCCATGCTGCACCCGTGCTGAACCGCAACAAGAAGGTAAGTTTCCGTTGTAACGATGCTCAGAACGAGCAAGCCGATGACAGCTCCGAGAGCTCAAGTTCCGCCGAGGCTGATGAGAGGAACCACACGAATAGCAAGAATGTTGCCAATGGCAAGCCCGGGCTTGCGGCGCCGGCTCCTGTGCAGATGGAGTCAAGGAGGGTTGCCGGGGAAATGAGATAA